The region ATACGTCTTTAACTTATTTTGCAGCGTCGTAACGCTTAGCAACTTCGTCCCATTTTACAACATTAAAGAATGCTGAAATGTAATCTGGACGGCGGTTTTGGTAATTTAAGTAGTAAGCGTGTTCCCAAACGTCTAGACCAAGGATTGGCGTTTTGCCTTCCATTAATGGGCTATCTTGGTTTGGTGTGCTTATTACTTCTAATTCGCCGTTGTTTACAACTAACCAAGCCCAGCCAGAACCGAAGCGAGTTTTAGCTGCATTTGCAAATTCTTCTTTGAATTGATCAAAGCTGCCGAATTTGCTAGCGATAGCGTCTGCTAATTCACCAGTTGGAGCACCGCCGCCGTTAGGGCAAAGGATTGTCCAAAATAATGAGTGGTTCGCATGACCGCCACCGTTATTGCGTACTGCTGTACGGATATCTTCAGGAACAGCATCTAAGTTTGAAATTAACTCTTCAATACTTTTGCTTTCTAGATCCGATTTGCCTTCAACAGCAGCGTTTAGGTTTGTAACATATGTGTTGTGATGTTTTGTGTGGTGAATATTCATTGTTTCTTTGTCGATATGTGGTTCCAGTGCATCGTATGCATAAGGTAGTTCTGGTAATTTGTAAGCCATGAATAATTCCTCCTTCAAAATATGTAAGCATTTTGGCGCAAAAGCACCGTATACATTTAGATTAGCAAATTTACCCTACTGTTTCAAATAAAAAGTACTTAATCCATGATTTATATTTACCTAATTCCCATTCACTATTCTTTTAAACATAAAAAAGCTTCTTTTTCTTAAAAG is a window of Priestia aryabhattai DNA encoding:
- the sodA gene encoding superoxide dismutase SodA, which encodes MAYKLPELPYAYDALEPHIDKETMNIHHTKHHNTYVTNLNAAVEGKSDLESKSIEELISNLDAVPEDIRTAVRNNGGGHANHSLFWTILCPNGGGAPTGELADAIASKFGSFDQFKEEFANAAKTRFGSGWAWLVVNNGELEVISTPNQDSPLMEGKTPILGLDVWEHAYYLNYQNRRPDYISAFFNVVKWDEVAKRYDAAK